The DNA segment ACGTGTTTCATTATCATTGGCTAttcattcatttatttatttatttattttttcagacATCTCTCAATCGACCGGAGATATTTTTTGTTGTCGTCGTCATAAATACAAGTTTCAGATTAattaagagaaaagaaaaaggagaaaactttaTCTGAATCTTCTCCGACTTCGATGTTCTCGTTAACGTTGATTCAACCCCATCTCCGGATTCCAGAGATTCCGGCGACACAAACCCTAAAGTCGTCGACTTTATCTCCCATTACCGATTCAAGACCGAAGCGAGATGAACAGAGGAACCGAACATCATCTGGGTTTCGTCTCTTTTCCAAAAAGAAATCAACTTTCGATGTGGGTTTCAGCGATAACTTCGGTTTAGAGCTTCCCGGAGAGAATCTGAGCTACGATTCCTCCCGAGTGGATTACGCTCTGCTCGCGGAGTGGCTACAGTCTTCAAACGGGATGCGACTGATCAAACGGATCCACGCGATGGCCTTGAAGTGTTTCGACGACCAAGTGATATACTTCGGTAACAATTTGATCAGTTCCTGCGTGAGGCTCGGTGATTTGGTCTACGCACGTAAAGTGTTCGACAGTATGCCTGAGAGAAACACTGTTACTTGGACCGCGATGATTGATGGGTATTTGAAGTACGGTCTCGAAGATGAGGCTTTCTCGCTGTTTGAGGATTACGTGAAGCATGGGATTCGGTACACGAACGGGAggatgtttgtgtgtttgttgaATCTGTGTAGTAGGAGACCGGAGTTTGAGCTAGGGAGGCAGGTTCATGGTAGTATGGTGAAAGTTAGAGTGGAGAATCTCATTGTTGAGAGTTCTCTTGTTTACTTCTACGCGCAGTGCGGTGAGCTGACGAGTGCGTTACGAGCGTTTGATATGATGGAGGAGAAGGATGTGATATCTTGGACGgctgttatatctgcttgttCGAGAAAAGGGCATGGGAAGAAAGCTATAGTTATGTTTATCGGAATGTTGGATCATGGGTTTTTGCCTAATGAGTTCACGGTGTGTAGTATCTTGAAGGCGTGTAGTGAGGAGAAAGCGTTGAGGTTTGGGAGGCAAGTGCACAGCTTGGTGGTTAAAAAGATGATCAAGAAAGATGTTTTTGTAGGAACTTCGCTGATGGACATGTATGCTAAGTGTGGGGAGATTTCGGATTGCAGGAAAGTGTTCGATGGAATGAGCAATAGAAACACGGTCACGTGGACTTCGATAATCGCTGCACATGCTCGGGAAGGTTTTGGTGAGGACGCTATAAGCCTCTTTAGGGTGATGAAGAGAAGGCATTTGATAGCTAACAATCTGACAGTGGTAAGCATCCTTAGAGCTTGTGGATCTGTTGGGGCTTTACTGTTGGGGAAGGAGATTCATGCTCAGATCATCAAGAACTCGATCGAAAAGAATGTCTATATAGGAAGTACTTTGGTTTGGCTGTACTGTAAATGCGGAGAGTCTCGTGATGCTTTCAATGTTCTGCAGCAGCTGCCATCTAGAGATGTGGTTTCATGGACCGCTATGATCTCTGGATGTTCGAGCTTAGGACACGAAGCAGAAGCGCTGGACTTCTTGAAAGAGATGATTCAGGATGGTGTGGAGCCGAACCCGTTTACGTACTCCTCAGCTTTGAAAGCTTGTGCTAACTCAGAAGCTCTTCTTATCGGCAGATCAATCCATTCCATTGCAGAGAAGAACCATGCTCTGTCGAATGTCTTTGTGGGAAGTGCTTTGATTCATATGTATGCAAAATGTGGGTTTGTCTCTGAAGCTTTTAGGGTATTCGACAGCATGCCCGAGAAGAACTTGGTTTCATGGAAGGCGATGATAATGGGTTATGCGAGGAATGGGTTTTGCAGGGAAGCGTTGAAGCTAATGTAT comes from the Raphanus sativus cultivar WK10039 unplaced genomic scaffold, ASM80110v3 Scaffold4643, whole genome shotgun sequence genome and includes:
- the LOC108835795 gene encoding pentatricopeptide repeat-containing protein At4g18520, chloroplastic, whose amino-acid sequence is MFSLTLIQPHLRIPEIPATQTLKSSTLSPITDSRPKRDEQRNRTSSGFRLFSKKKSTFDVGFSDNFGLELPGENLSYDSSRVDYALLAEWLQSSNGMRLIKRIHAMALKCFDDQVIYFGNNLISSCVRLGDLVYARKVFDSMPERNTVTWTAMIDGYLKYGLEDEAFSLFEDYVKHGIRYTNGRMFVCLLNLCSRRPEFELGRQVHGSMVKVRVENLIVESSLVYFYAQCGELTSALRAFDMMEEKDVISWTAVISACSRKGHGKKAIVMFIGMLDHGFLPNEFTVCSILKACSEEKALRFGRQVHSLVVKKMIKKDVFVGTSLMDMYAKCGEISDCRKVFDGMSNRNTVTWTSIIAAHAREGFGEDAISLFRVMKRRHLIANNLTVVSILRACGSVGALLLGKEIHAQIIKNSIEKNVYIGSTLVWLYCKCGESRDAFNVLQQLPSRDVVSWTAMISGCSSLGHEAEALDFLKEMIQDGVEPNPFTYSSALKACANSEALLIGRSIHSIAEKNHALSNVFVGSALIHMYAKCGFVSEAFRVFDSMPEKNLVSWKAMIMGYARNGFCREALKLMYRMEAEGFEVDDYIFATILSTCGDIELDEAETPATCYLETS